One Streptomyces sp. P9-A2 DNA window includes the following coding sequences:
- a CDS encoding SDR family NAD(P)-dependent oxidoreductase, with amino-acid sequence MAVDVTDLYKGLGARGYGYGPVFQGLRAVWRRDGEVFAEVALPSGEVDAAGGFGLHPALLDAALHAGAFSGAEESDGEGLFLPFAWSGVSLHASGASLLRVRLTSSGPEALSLELADGAGAPVASVESLRLRAVSAEQLRVPGAGDLLFRVEWSAVPVVEAADVAGEVAVLEVESAELSANEVGRVSAGVLGGVQSFLESPGSGRLVVVTRGAVDVNAGSGVVDPVGAAVWGLVRSAQVENPGRIVLLDVAGGEPVPAGGALAGVLGLGESEVAVRSGEAWVPRLVRLPVRAAASSERMFRAGGTVLVTGGTGTLGAVVARHLVAAHGVRSLVLTSRRGLEASGAVELKAELEAAGTAVTVAACDVADPAALAGLLAAVPEDAPLSGVVHTAGVLDDGVFGGLTPERLASVFRPKVDAALALHEATRDLDLDTFVLYSSASGVLGGAGQGNYSAANAFLDAFAQWRRAQGLPAVSLAWGLWGESSAMTRSLGASDQARMSRGGIRPLSVEEGMGLFDAGVGCGEAALAAVKFDFAALTEQARAGQLPPMLRGLVRRPRRTARATAAGTGSSTGDSLADRLTKLPLEAQQRHLVELVLGEVAVVLGHAGAASIDAGQAFNDLGFDSLTAVELRNRLNAVTGLRLSATLIFDYPSPGVLADFLRVELVGEEAAVSGSVVASGVSGVGVSEDPIAIVAMGCRLPGGVSSPDDLWGLVAEGRDGITAFPEDRGWDVTRLFDPDPDAVGKSMVRHGGFLHDAGEFDAAFFGVSPREALAMDPQQRLLLETSWETLERAGIDPTTLKGSRTGVFAGAMYHDYSEAVAAGSLASGRISYTLGLEGPSVTVDTACSSSLVAMHSAMQALRSGECSLALAGGVAVMSTPIAFVQFSRQRGLAVDGRCKSFAEGADGTSWAEGVGLVLLERLSDARRNGHQVLAVVRGSAVNQDGASNGITAPNGPSQQRVIRQALANAGLSTADVDAVEAHGTGTSLGDPIEAQALIATYGQERSGEDRPLWLGSLKSNLGHAQAAAGVAGVIKMVQAMRHGVLPKTLHVDAPSPKVDWSAGAVELLTEAREWPLLPGRPRRAAVSSFGISGTNAHVILEAVQREAPEPTVTGGPVPLVLSGRTADAVRAQAERLAGHLERHGGLGLADVAFSLATGRAHFDHRAVVVAGSVEEARERLASVEPQSVASGRLGVLFTGQGAQRVGMGRELYGAFPVFAEAFDEVCAAVDRTLGRSLKDLVFEGGDLLDETRYAQPALFALEVALFRLVESWGVRPDLLAGHSIGEVVAAFVAGVWSLEDAAALVVARGRLMQALPSGGVMVAVEASEDEVTPLLVGGAGIAAVNGATSVVLSGAEAAVEEVVGRFEGRRVRRLRVSHAFHSSLMDPMLDEFRQIVSGLTFRKPAMSVVSNLTGEVAQPERLCDPEYWVEHVRGTVRFHDGVQTLRERKVGTFLELGPDGVLSGMVAGDCVPSLRRDVPEDGALMGMLGQLHVRGVGVDWEKVFSGTGAHRVDLPTYAFQHQRYWLNPHAPTGDPAFAVEHPLLDSVISVPDTGGVLATGRLSLAAQPWLADHTVSGTVLLPGAALVELAIRAGDEVGARSLRELVIDAPLVVPDEGAVRVQVSVGEERDGARPVAVYSRPGDAEAGADWTHHASGQLSGEVAAPAGDLGGTWPPEGAVAVDVTDLYKGLGARGYGYGPVFQGLRAVWRRDGEVFAEVALPSGEVDAAGGFGLHPALLDAALHAGAFSGAEESDGEGLFLPFAWSGVSLHASGASLLRVRLTSSGPEALSLELADGAGAPVASVESLRLRAVSAEQLRVPGAGDLLFRVEWSAVPVVEAADVAGEVAVLEVESAELSANEVGRVSAGVLGGVQSFLESPGSGRLVVVTRGAVDVNAGSGVVDPVGAAVWGLVRSAQVENPGRIVLLDVAGGEPVPAGGALAGVLGLGESEVAVRSGEAWVPRLVRLPVRAAASSERMFRAGGTVLVTGGTGTLGAVVARHLVAAHGVRSLVLTSRRGLEASGAVELKAELEAAGTAVTVAACDVADPAALAGLLAAVPEDAPLSGVVHTAGVLDDGVFGGLTPERLASVFRPKVDAALALHEATRDLDLDTFVLYSSASGVLGGAGQGNYSAANAFLDAFAQWRRAQGLPAVSLAWGLWGDTESMAGVLDQADQARMRRSGVRALSVDEGMALFDAALGAGEPALVPIKFELATLAAQAGAGQLALKLQGLVRRPRRTAAVGGPVPTESLTDRLAGLPAEEQTEMLLDLVRDQVAVVLGHADAADISSGQAFSELGFDSLTAVELRNRLAGVTGTSLPATLIFDYPSTAAITDHLRAELIPDTATGTVELADVDEPGLRKALAAVPLTRLEELGVLQQLLRLVDVPPGATGTGATGGTYAEAGQNDAHLIADMDVAGLIERAMGNTTN; translated from the coding sequence GTGGCTGTGGATGTGACCGACCTGTACAAGGGCCTGGGTGCTCGGGGCTATGGCTACGGGCCGGTGTTCCAGGGGCTGCGCGCGGTGTGGCGCAGGGACGGTGAAGTGTTTGCCGAGGTTGCCTTGCCGTCGGGTGAGGTGGATGCGGCTGGGGGATTCGGTCTGCATCCGGCGTTGTTGGATGCGGCGTTGCATGCTGGGGCGTTCTCGGGTGCGGAGGAGTCCGACGGCGAGGGGTTGTTCCTGCCGTTCGCGTGGAGTGGCGTGTCGCTGCATGCGTCGGGTGCGTCGTTGTTGCGGGTGCGGTTGACGTCTTCGGGGCCTGAGGCGCTGTCGCTGGAGCTCGCCGATGGGGCAGGTGCTCCGGTCGCGTCGGTGGAGTCGTTGAGGCTGCGGGCGGTTTCGGCTGAGCAGTTGAGGGTGCCTGGGGCTGGTGACTTGTTGTTCCGGGTGGAGTGGTCCGCTGTGCCGGTGGTTGAGGCTGCGGACGTCGCCGGTGAGGTTGCTGTGCTGGAGGTGGAGTCGGCTGAGCTGAGTGCGAACGAGGTGGGCCGCGTTTCCGCCGGTGTGCTGGGTGGGGTGCAGTCGTTCCTGGAGTCTCCGGGTTCGGGTCGTTTGGTGGTGGTGACGCGGGGTGCTGTGGACGTGAACGCCGGGTCGGGTGTGGTGGATCCGGTGGGGGCTGCGGTGTGGGGGCTGGTGCGGTCGGCTCAGGTGGAGAATCCGGGTCGGATTGTTCTGCTGGATGTCGCGGGTGGCGAGCCGGTGCCTGCGGGTGGAGCGCTGGCTGGTGTGCTGGGCTTGGGTGAGTCCGAGGTGGCGGTGCGGTCGGGTGAGGCGTGGGTGCCGCGCCTGGTGCGCCTGCCGGTGCGGGCTGCTGCTTCGTCTGAGCGTATGTTCCGCGCGGGTGGGACGGTGCTGGTGACGGGTGGTACCGGAACGTTGGGCGCGGTGGTGGCCCGGCATCTGGTGGCTGCTCACGGTGTGCGGAGTCTGGTGCTGACGAGCCGGCGCGGGTTGGAGGCGTCGGGCGCGGTGGAGCTGAAGGCCGAGCTGGAGGCTGCGGGCACGGCGGTGACGGTGGCGGCGTGTGACGTCGCCGATCCTGCCGCGCTGGCGGGCCTGCTGGCAGCAGTACCGGAGGACGCGCCTCTGTCGGGCGTGGTGCATACCGCGGGTGTGCTGGACGACGGCGTCTTCGGCGGGTTGACGCCGGAGCGGCTGGCGTCGGTGTTCCGTCCGAAGGTGGACGCGGCACTGGCGCTGCACGAGGCGACCCGGGACCTGGATCTTGACACGTTCGTCCTCTACTCCTCCGCGTCGGGAGTGCTCGGCGGAGCAGGTCAGGGCAATTACTCGGCGGCGAATGCCTTCCTGGACGCCTTCGCTCAGTGGCGCCGCGCCCAGGGTCTGCCGGCTGTCTCGCTGGCGTGGGGTTTGTGGGGTGAGTCCAGTGCGATGACGCGTTCGCTTGGTGCGTCGGATCAGGCGCGTATGAGCCGTGGTGGTATTCGTCCGTTGTCGGTCGAGGAGGGGATGGGGCTCTTCGATGCCGGTGTCGGGTGTGGTGAGGCGGCGTTGGCGGCGGTGAAGTTCGACTTCGCCGCCCTGACGGAGCAGGCACGGGCCGGTCAGTTGCCACCGATGCTGCGTGGGCTGGTTCGCAGGCCCCGGCGCACGGCACGCGCTACTGCCGCGGGAACCGGCTCGTCCACGGGCGACTCCCTGGCGGACCGCCTCACGAAGCTGCCCCTGGAGGCCCAGCAGCGTCACCTTGTGGAGTTGGTGCTGGGTGAGGTGGCGGTGGTGTTGGGTCATGCGGGTGCGGCGAGTATTGATGCGGGTCAGGCGTTCAACGATTTGGGTTTTGATTCGTTGACGGCGGTGGAGTTGCGGAACCGTTTGAATGCGGTGACGGGGCTGCGGTTGTCGGCGACGTTGATTTTTGATTATCCGTCGCCGGGTGTGCTGGCGGATTTCCTGCGTGTGGAGTTGGTGGGGGAGGAGGCGGCGGTTTCGGGGTCTGTGGTGGCCTCGGGGGTTTCTGGTGTGGGGGTGTCGGAGGATCCGATCGCGATTGTGGCGATGGGGTGTCGTCTTCCGGGTGGGGTGTCTTCGCCTGATGATTTGTGGGGTCTGGTGGCGGAGGGTCGTGATGGGATTACGGCGTTTCCGGAGGACCGGGGTTGGGATGTGACCCGGTTGTTCGATCCGGATCCGGATGCGGTGGGCAAGTCGATGGTGCGTCATGGCGGGTTCCTGCACGATGCGGGGGAGTTCGATGCGGCGTTCTTCGGGGTCAGTCCGCGTGAGGCGTTGGCGATGGATCCGCAGCAGCGTCTGCTGCTGGAGACCTCGTGGGAGACCCTGGAACGCGCGGGTATCGATCCGACCACGCTGAAGGGCAGCCGGACGGGCGTCTTCGCCGGCGCCATGTACCACGACTACAGCGAAGCCGTTGCTGCCGGCAGCCTGGCCTCCGGTCGCATCTCCTACACGCTCGGCCTTGAAGGGCCCTCGGTGACGGTGGACACGGCGTGTTCGTCGTCGCTGGTGGCGATGCACTCCGCGATGCAGGCCCTGCGCAGCGGCGAGTGCTCGCTGGCCCTCGCCGGTGGCGTGGCCGTGATGTCCACCCCCATCGCCTTCGTGCAGTTCTCGCGGCAGCGGGGTCTCGCGGTGGACGGGCGGTGCAAGTCGTTCGCCGAGGGTGCGGACGGTACGTCGTGGGCCGAGGGTGTGGGCCTGGTGCTGCTGGAGCGTCTGTCGGACGCGCGGCGCAACGGCCACCAGGTCCTCGCCGTGGTGCGGGGCAGCGCGGTCAACCAGGACGGTGCGTCCAACGGCATCACGGCTCCGAACGGTCCGTCGCAGCAGCGGGTGATCAGGCAGGCGTTGGCGAACGCCGGTCTGTCGACGGCCGACGTGGACGCGGTGGAGGCGCACGGCACGGGTACGTCGCTGGGTGACCCGATCGAGGCCCAGGCCCTCATCGCGACGTATGGCCAGGAGCGGTCCGGTGAGGACCGGCCGTTGTGGTTGGGGTCGTTGAAGTCGAACCTCGGTCATGCCCAGGCTGCCGCGGGTGTGGCGGGTGTGATCAAGATGGTGCAGGCGATGCGGCACGGTGTGCTGCCGAAGACGCTGCATGTGGATGCTCCGTCGCCGAAGGTGGACTGGTCGGCGGGCGCGGTCGAGCTGCTGACCGAGGCGCGCGAATGGCCCCTGCTTCCCGGCCGTCCGCGTCGGGCCGCGGTCTCCTCCTTCGGCATCAGTGGCACGAATGCGCACGTGATTTTGGAGGCGGTTCAGCGGGAGGCTCCGGAGCCGACGGTGACGGGCGGGCCGGTGCCTCTGGTCCTGTCGGGCCGGACGGCGGATGCGGTGCGTGCGCAGGCGGAGCGGCTGGCCGGTCATCTGGAGCGGCACGGCGGGCTGGGTCTGGCGGACGTGGCGTTCTCGCTGGCGACGGGGCGTGCGCACTTCGACCATCGTGCGGTGGTGGTTGCGGGTTCGGTGGAGGAGGCGCGGGAGCGTCTCGCGTCGGTGGAGCCGCAGTCGGTCGCTTCGGGGCGTCTGGGCGTGTTGTTCACGGGGCAGGGTGCGCAGCGGGTCGGTATGGGGCGTGAGCTGTATGGGGCGTTCCCGGTGTTCGCGGAGGCCTTCGACGAGGTGTGCGCGGCCGTGGACAGGACCCTTGGACGTTCGCTGAAGGACCTGGTTTTCGAGGGCGGTGACTTGCTCGACGAGACGCGTTATGCGCAGCCGGCTCTGTTCGCCCTTGAGGTGGCGTTGTTCCGGTTGGTGGAGTCGTGGGGTGTGCGGCCCGATCTGCTGGCCGGTCATTCGATCGGTGAGGTGGTGGCTGCGTTTGTGGCGGGTGTGTGGTCGTTGGAGGATGCGGCGGCTCTGGTGGTGGCGCGGGGTCGGTTGATGCAGGCTCTGCCGTCGGGTGGGGTGATGGTGGCGGTGGAGGCGTCGGAGGACGAGGTGACGCCGTTGCTGGTCGGGGGTGCGGGTATTGCGGCGGTGAACGGTGCGACGTCGGTGGTGTTGTCGGGGGCTGAGGCGGCTGTCGAGGAGGTTGTGGGTCGGTTCGAGGGTCGTCGGGTGCGGCGGCTGCGGGTGTCGCACGCGTTCCATTCCTCGCTGATGGACCCGATGCTGGACGAGTTCCGGCAGATCGTGTCCGGGCTGACCTTCCGCAAGCCTGCGATGTCTGTGGTGTCGAACCTGACGGGTGAGGTGGCGCAGCCGGAGCGGCTGTGCGATCCGGAGTACTGGGTCGAGCATGTGCGGGGCACGGTCCGTTTCCACGACGGTGTGCAGACCCTCCGGGAGCGGAAGGTCGGCACGTTCCTCGAACTCGGCCCCGACGGTGTCCTGTCCGGGATGGTCGCGGGCGACTGCGTGCCTTCCCTGCGTCGTGATGTGCCCGAGGACGGGGCGCTGATGGGCATGCTGGGTCAGCTGCACGTCCGTGGTGTCGGGGTCGACTGGGAGAAGGTGTTCTCCGGGACCGGCGCCCACCGCGTCGACCTGCCCACCTACGCCTTCCAGCACCAGCGCTACTGGCTGAACCCGCACGCGCCGACGGGTGATCCCGCGTTCGCGGTCGAGCATCCGCTGCTGGACTCGGTGATCAGCGTGCCCGACACCGGCGGCGTCCTCGCCACGGGTCGGCTGTCGCTGGCAGCCCAGCCGTGGCTCGCGGACCACACCGTCTCGGGCACGGTTCTCCTGCCGGGTGCGGCGTTGGTGGAGTTGGCCATTCGCGCCGGGGACGAGGTCGGCGCGCGGTCCCTGCGGGAGCTGGTGATCGATGCCCCGCTCGTGGTTCCCGACGAGGGCGCGGTGCGTGTCCAGGTCTCGGTGGGCGAGGAGAGGGACGGTGCACGCCCCGTCGCGGTGTACTCGCGGCCCGGCGACGCCGAGGCCGGCGCCGACTGGACACATCACGCGAGTGGACAGCTCAGTGGTGAGGTTGCCGCACCTGCCGGTGATCTCGGCGGCACCTGGCCGCCGGAGGGCGCGGTGGCTGTGGATGTGACCGACCTGTACAAGGGCCTGGGTGCTCGGGGCTATGGCTACGGGCCGGTGTTCCAGGGGCTGCGCGCGGTGTGGCGCAGGGACGGTGAAGTGTTTGCCGAGGTTGCCTTGCCGTCGGGTGAGGTGGATGCGGCTGGGGGATTCGGTCTGCATCCGGCGTTGTTGGATGCGGCGTTGCATGCTGGGGCGTTCTCGGGTGCGGAGGAGTCCGACGGCGAGGGGTTGTTCCTGCCGTTCGCGTGGAGTGGCGTGTCGCTGCATGCGTCGGGTGCGTCGTTGTTGCGGGTGCGGTTGACGTCTTCGGGGCCTGAGGCGCTGTCGCTGGAGCTCGCCGATGGGGCAGGTGCTCCGGTCGCGTCGGTGGAGTCGTTGAGGCTGCGGGCGGTTTCGGCTGAGCAGTTGAGGGTGCCTGGGGCTGGTGACTTGTTGTTCCGGGTGGAGTGGTCCGCTGTGCCGGTGGTTGAGGCTGCGGACGTCGCCGGTGAGGTTGCTGTGCTGGAGGTGGAGTCGGCTGAGCTGAGTGCGAACGAGGTGGGCCGCGTTTCCGCCGGTGTGCTGGGTGGGGTGCAGTCGTTCCTGGAGTCTCCGGGTTCGGGTCGTTTGGTGGTGGTGACGCGGGGTGCTGTGGACGTGAACGCCGGGTCGGGTGTGGTGGATCCGGTGGGGGCTGCGGTGTGGGGGCTGGTGCGGTCGGCTCAGGTGGAGAATCCGGGTCGGATTGTTCTGCTGGATGTCGCGGGTGGCGAGCCGGTGCCTGCGGGTGGAGCGCTGGCTGGTGTGCTGGGCTTGGGTGAGTCCGAGGTGGCGGTGCGGTCGGGTGAGGCGTGGGTGCCGCGCCTGGTGCGCCTGCCGGTGCGGGCTGCTGCTTCGTCTGAGCGTATGTTCCGCGCGGGTGGGACGGTGCTGGTGACGGGTGGTACCGGAACGTTGGGCGCGGTGGTGGCCCGGCATCTGGTGGCTGCTCACGGTGTGCGGAGTCTGGTGCTGACGAGCCGGCGCGGGTTGGAGGCGTCGGGCGCGGTGGAGCTGAAGGCCGAGCTGGAGGCTGCGGGCACGGCGGTGACGGTGGCGGCGTGTGACGTCGCCGATCCTGCCGCGCTGGCGGGCCTGCTGGCAGCAGTACCGGAGGACGCGCCTCTGTCGGGCGTGGTGCATACCGCGGGTGTGCTGGACGACGGCGTCTTCGGCGGGTTGACGCCGGAGCGGCTGGCGTCGGTGTTCCGTCCGAAGGTGGACGCGGCACTGGCGCTGCACGAGGCGACCCGGGACCTGGATCTTGACACGTTCGTCCTCTACTCCTCCGCGTCGGGAGTGCTCGGCGGAGCAGGTCAGGGCAATTACTCGGCGGCGAATGCCTTCCTGGACGCCTTCGCTCAGTGGCGCCGCGCCCAGGGTCTGCCGGCTGTCTCGCTGGCGTGGGGTTTGTGGGGCGATACCGAAAGCATGGCCGGTGTCCTCGACCAGGCGGACCAGGCACGTATGCGGCGCAGTGGGGTCCGGGCCCTGTCCGTCGACGAGGGCATGGCACTCTTCGACGCCGCACTCGGTGCCGGCGAACCGGCCCTGGTGCCGATCAAGTTCGAGCTCGCGACCCTGGCCGCACAGGCGGGAGCCGGACAACTGGCGCTCAAGCTGCAGGGACTGGTGCGTCGGCCTCGGCGTACTGCCGCCGTCGGCGGACCCGTTCCGACCGAGTCCCTCACGGACCGGCTGGCAGGGCTCCCGGCGGAGGAGCAGACGGAGATGCTGCTGGATCTGGTCCGCGACCAGGTCGCCGTCGTACTCGGGCACGCCGACGCCGCGGACATCTCGTCGGGGCAGGCGTTCAGCGAACTCGGCTTCGACTCGCTCACCGCGGTCGAACTGCGTAACCGGCTGGCCGGGGTGACGGGCACCTCGCTGCCAGCCACCCTGATCTTCGACTACCCGTCGACCGCCGCGATCACCGATCACCTGCGCGCGGAGCTGATCCCGGACACCGCGACCGGAACGGTGGAACTGGCCGACGTGGACGAGCCCGGGCTGCGCAAGGCACTCGCCGCCGTCCCGCTCACCCGACTCGAGGAACTTGGCGTACTGCAGCAGTTGCTGCGTCTCGTGGATGTGCCCCCCGGTGCCACGGGCACCGGCGCAACCGGCGGAACCTATGCCGAAGCCGGACAGAACGACGCGCATCTGATCGCCGACATGGATGTCGCAGGCCTCATCGAACGCGCGATGGGCAACACCACCAACTGA